Below is a window of Acidobacteriota bacterium DNA.
ACTCCACGTGCGCCGTCGCGATGGTGATACCGCGCTCGCGCTCCTCCGGGGCCTTGTCGATGGCGTCGAAGGCCGCGAACTGCGCCATATCCTTGGCCGCCTGAATGCGCGTAATGGCCGCCGTCAGGGTC
It encodes the following:
- a CDS encoding GTP-binding protein is translated as MAKEKFERTKPHVNIGTIGHVDHGKTTLTAAITRIQAAKDMAQFAAFDAIDKAPEERERGITIATAHVE